In Isosphaera pallida ATCC 43644, the sequence ACATCTTTCAGGTCGTCCCCAGCCAGCGGTTCCGCCTGATCACGGAGTGCCGATCGTTCGACATCTATCGCGCCTTGAGGGTGGTCAATCCCAGCCCATTCCTCTTTTATCTGGACCACGGTTCGTATCAACTGATCGGCAGCTCCCCGGAGATCATGATGCGGGTCCACCAGGGTCGCATGACGATGCGTCCCCTGGCCGGAACCCGCCGCCGTGGCGCGACCGAAGAGGAGGACCGTCGCCTCGAGCGGGAATTGCTCGCCGACCCCAAGGAACGAGCCGAACATGTCATGCTCATCGACTTGGGACGCAACGACGTGGGCCGGGTGGCCCGACCCGCCACCGTGCGTCTGGATAATGTGATGCATGTTGAGCGATATTCTCATGTGATGCATCTCTCGACCGACGTTTATGGTGAGCTCGCCGAAGGCTTGACTGCCTTCGACGCGCTGCGGGTTTCCTTGCCGGTGGGGACGGTTTCCGGCGCGCCCAAGATTCGGGCGATGGAGATCATCGACGAACTGGAACCGACCCGACGCGGACCCTACGCCGGGGCGGTCGGTTACATTGATTTTAATGGAGACATGGATACCTGCATTGCGTTGCGGACCATCGTGCGTCATGGACGTTACGCCGACGTGCAGGCCGGGGCGGGGGTGGTGTACGACAGCGACCCGACGGCGGAATATCAGGAGACGCTGGCCAAGGCCCGCGGTCTTTTTCAAGCGATCAAGCTGGCCGAGTCGTTTCGCGTCAGCGGTTCGCCAATGGCGACGGGAGCCTCAGGAGACCCGACCACGTGAGCGGATCGTTCTGTGTCCCGATAGCCGGTTCGGTCCTCGGTTGGACTGCCACGCTTATCCTCCTGGCCACGCTGCCGCCGGCTGCCGCGAGTGAGTCGGGGATGCGGGAGTGGTTCCACGGGAAGCCAACCGCCCAGGCTTGGGCCGAAGAGTGGGCCGGGGTGTGGACCCTGTTCGTCGATTACTACGGTCCCGACCCCTTCCTAATCGCCCGGCTCGATCCCCAGGCCGACCCGCCGCGGTGGACCATCGCGCGGTCGCAACCCTTTTTGCTCGATCCAGTCGCGCAGGGATGCCGATTTCTTGCTCTTGAGGTTGACGCTCGGCATGCCCGCACGCCCGCCGACTTGAACGCCGCCGACCGCCCCCCCCCGATCGCGGTGGAGCTCGACTTCATGGTGGCTGAGCGCCCCGCTCGCTTCCGGGGACGCCGCCCAACGCTCCCGAACGACGGATCCCCACCTGTCGAAATAGGGGGGTCGTTGGAGATGAATGGACAATTCTACCCCGCCCGATTGGTCCGCACCGCCGAGGGTCCGCTTCGCCTGGGACCGACCGACCACGCCGACTTCATTCGCATTCAGAATTTGGCCCGATTGAGTGAGATTGAACATTTGATTATGCGTGCGAACGATGAGGAGGAGGCGGCTCAGTCGCGGAATCGGATCGACGTCCTGACCAATGATCTTAAGAATCGCCTTGGGAATCGAATCGACGCTTTGCTCAAGGATCTCAAGAGTCGTCCCGCCCGCGCAGTGAATCTCCACACCCGTCGAATTCTGGTCCTTCTTTTGGGGTGGGACCCAAATGGCGACCCACCTTGGACCCGCCAGCGTTCCGAGGTGGTTTTGGAAGGAATGTTTGACGATCAGCGCAACGAATCCCTGGTCTACGGACCGGAGTGGACCCTCGAAGCTGGCAGAACCTTGGTCCGGGCCTTGGCCGGTCAGGGACGCTTTTCCCGGATTCAGGCCCGTTGGGCCGATCGGCTGCTTTGCGACGCGGAGGCTTGGAACCCGCCGGGGTGGGAGAGCGACACCGAACGTCGCGCTGAGTTGTTGGCCCTCAGACTCCACGCGCCCTTCGATCCCGAGGAAGCTGATCGACGCGCCCGTCTACAAACCGAACTCGACACGCTAAACCAACGGCTTGACCGACGCGCTGACGAGGAACTCGGACGGTTGGCTCAGACGTCGCCCAAGATGCCCGCCCTCGACGTGTCGCAACCCCTCCTCGTTGAAGCCCACCTCGACGCGGACGACCCGGGCTGTCTCGCGCTCGAGGCCGCCCTGGGGGGACTCGCGCGAAGCGAGGATCGGGAGCGGATCGTGATCCTCAGCGTCTATTCCAACACACCTTTCATGTTGAGCGGCGCACCGCGGTTGGAGACACCGACCATCGATCGTGCCGAGCCGTCGCGGTTGGACGATCTGGACCAGACGATTCCACGAGTGGCCTTCAACGGGGTGCCCATTCCTGTTGGAGGCGGCTCGATGGCAAGGGCCGCGATGTGGCTGACCGAACTGCGGAAAGCTCTGCGTGACATGAAAGCGGCTGTCACGCCCGACGATCGTCCCATTCAGCTCCAAGCCGAGGCCGTTCGGAACCAAGATCGTCTCGACATCCGGGTTCAAGCCGAGGTGGCCGATCTCCGTCCCGAAGATCGATTTTACGTGGTGGTCGCGCTCATCGAATCCAGGGTGGCTTATCCTGGAATGAGCGGTGCGCGTTGGCATCACGGCCTGCTCCGGGCCCTTCCCGCCGGTCCCTCGGGTTTGGCCTTGCAACCTCAACCAGGCTGGACTCGTCTCGACTGGGAAACCACCGTGGACCTTTCGACCCTGACGCCATCCGTCGCCGCCGAGGTACCCAAACCGGCGTCGTTGCCTGCGCTCTGGTTACTCCCGCTGGGACCGTCACCGCCGCCAATCCCTTTGGTTCGGTCGCTGCCCGCGCTCAACCCGGATGAGTTGGAATTGGTGGTGTTTATCGAGGATCGCGGACCGGCCGCACGGTTCCTCAAGCCAGCGAAGCCCGGCGTTCCAGCGGCTTCGCCGAGATACAACGACCCCCTTCACAAAGTCGTGCGGGTTGTTCGGGTCAAACCCGTGTCCAACCCCAACGCCGCTCCCGCCGCCTCTGGCGAGTCTCGGGATGAGTGAACATCTCGTTTCGTTTCATCTCCTCTCCGACCAAAATCGAATGGAACGGGGGAGGAGGCGACATCCGCACGGGCACCGATGGTTCCATCCCGACTCCCTCCCATTAGCCGATCACCAGAGCGTGCGGCATCAGGTCGCGGATGGCCTGCAAATCGTCGGCCTTTCGACGCAGATGATAAATGATGAAGCGCTCCAGACGTTGACCCAACCCGGAACGCGCGATCGCCGCGGCCCCGGCGAAACCAATTGAAGTGGAGGAGAGATTCAACCCGCGGAGGTTATTGAGGTGAACCGACTGAGCCAGCGCCTCGGCGGCGGCGAAATGAAGCGGGTTGGAGCTGAGGTCCAGTTCGACCAAACGCACCAGGTAGGACTCCTGAGCCAAAATCCGCGCTGCGTCGTCGCCGGCTCCGACCCGGTGCAAACCCAGACGGGTCAATCCCGCCAATCGCGGAGACGACGCCAGAAGCTGGATTCCCGAACGACCAAGAGGGTTGGACCGCAACTCCAACTCCCGGAGTGCGCCCAGGTGGGGAGAGCGTGTCAGGTGGGAGACGCTGGATCCCTCCAGACCCTGCTCCGACAGATCCAGCGCACGGACCCGAGCTAGTGTGGGCGAGTCCGCCAAACGTCCCAAATCCTTGGCCTCCAGATTAAGGAAGCGAATCTTTTCGAGCGGGGCCAGGCGAAAGACGTCCTCAGCGACTTCCAGAAAGTCCGAGACATGAACAAAAGTGGCTTCACGAACCATACCACGGTCGAATCCGCCCCAGATAACTCGTCCGCCCAGATCGGGCAGGTCCTCCAGGGGGGACTGACGGTGAATCGCTTTGAGTTGGCTTTCGCGACGTTTGAGGGCAGCGCGTCGGGGGTGGGTGTCTGCCAACGCGGCGGCTTCAAGTTGCACCCGGATCAACTCAGCGCGCTCGGAGTGGCCGCGTTCTTCCAACCAGTCGGCGTAGATCAGGACCGGGCCATCATCGTCGGGCGCGTTACGGATCGCTTCGATGAAGGGTTCGCAATCAGCCAAGACCTCCCGCCATTCGTGCGACATACTCAACCCGCCTCGAAAGGAAAGAAGAAGAAGCAACCCTTCGCGTTGCAGTCATCTTGGTCGAACGAATCCAACGACCCGCTCGGGCCGTCGGGAAGATGCTCGTCGCCGCGGCGTTGGGGGAACTTGGCTCGCGGGAGCGTAGGGGGAGGGAGGACGGCCACCATCCACTCATCGGGAACCATGATGGGCTGGAGTCCCGCCGGATTCAAGACCGACTCCAAGTCGAATTTGGCCCACCGGGGAAACGACCTGTTCGTGCTGTCTCCGTCTCTTCGCTACCTTACAACCAGTCGTTGAGCCATTCCCTGAGGGTGTGTTGCCACTGTTCGAGGACTGAGGCGTCGTCGCTTTCGGACGTGGTCAGTGAACCGTCGGCCTGGGAACGCAGGGGAACTGGACCCGAGACGATCAGGCGACGGCGAATCACGCTGTCGCGGGTGACCGAGGAGGAGCCTCCCAACGGCGTGCCCAGCGCGATGGGCGCGTCGGGATCGTTGGGGGTGGGGTCGGAGCAGCCTAGGGTCCAAACCGTGACGAGGCTGCGGCGGGCCGCCTCGTCGATGTGTGCGACCAGTGCCGGGATGGGGCGGGGGGCAGCGAAGATCACGGTGCGGTTGGCGATCTGATCGCGGAGCAACCGCGCGAGCAGCAAACGTTCCTGGTCCAGAGGGTCGGAGCCGTCCTCGGTGAGGGGCGGGATGACCTCAAAGACCAACGATTCCTCTCCCAACCGCTCCAGAGCCGCGCGAATTGTGGCAACCAGGAAGGCCAGCAGGAGAATGATTCGTTGACGGGGTGATCCGGGATCCTTGATCCGCGCTCGCGTCAGGTCGGTCCGCAGCAACACGAAGGTGGCGCGATGACGACGATAGAAGGCGTTTTCGTCCCGCGCGTAGTACAAAAGCTCATCCCGGACAAATTTGATGTCGAACAGGTCGGGGCGGGGGGTCTTGGAATCCGGGGGCTCCATGAATGCCAGTTGCGAGTGGAGCAAACTTTCCAGCGAACCGCGGTTGGAAAGTG encodes:
- a CDS encoding TIGR02996 domain-containing protein — its product is MSHEWREVLADCEPFIEAIRNAPDDDGPVLIYADWLEERGHSERAELIRVQLEAAALADTHPRRAALKRRESQLKAIHRQSPLEDLPDLGGRVIWGGFDRGMVREATFVHVSDFLEVAEDVFRLAPLEKIRFLNLEAKDLGRLADSPTLARVRALDLSEQGLEGSSVSHLTRSPHLGALRELELRSNPLGRSGIQLLASSPRLAGLTRLGLHRVGAGDDAARILAQESYLVRLVELDLSSNPLHFAAAEALAQSVHLNNLRGLNLSSTSIGFAGAAAIARSGLGQRLERFIIYHLRRKADDLQAIRDLMPHALVIG